Proteins found in one Papio anubis isolate 15944 chromosome 13, Panubis1.0, whole genome shotgun sequence genomic segment:
- the LOC101004755 gene encoding uncharacterized protein LOC101004755 isoform X1, which yields MVTVRFRGGAREGGSLGCADPSQPPLQETFGAQDMSGMRRYEVALEAEEEIYWGCFYFFPWLRMWRRERSSAHPGEQKLEPLRGLMSCLSSGLGPAPQRSGRSLPRRSPTAAAQPASALKI from the exons ATGGTAACGGTCCGTTTCCGGGGTGGAGCCAGGGAGGGCGGGAGTTTAGGCTGCGCTGACCCCTCTCAGCCCCCCCTCCAG GAGACGTTCGGAGCCCAGGACATGTCGGGAATGAGGAGATACGAAGTGGCGCTGGAGGCGGAGGAGGA GATCTACTGGGGCTGTTTCTACTTTTTCCCCTGGCTGCGCATGTGGCGGAGGGAGCGGAG CTCGGCGCACCCCGGGGAGCAGAAGCTGGAGCCTCTGCGAGGCCTGATGAGCTGTCTGTCCAGCGGGCTGGGCCCTGCTCCCCAGCGCTCGGGTCGTAGCCTCCCCCGCCGCAGCCCCACCGCCGCTGCCCAGCCAGCCAGTGCATTAAAGATTTAA
- the CCL27 gene encoding C-C motif chemokine 27, translating to MKGPSTFCSLLLLSLLLSPDPTAAFLLPPSTACCTQLYRKPLSYKLLRKVIRVELQEADGDCHLQAFVLHLAQRSICIHPQNPSLSQWFEHQERKLHGTLPNLNFGMLRKMG from the exons ATGAAGGGGCCCTCAACCTTCTGCAGTCTCCTGCTCCTGTCATTGCTCCTGAGCCCAGACCCTACAGCAG CATTCCTACTGCCACCCAGCACTGCCTGCTGTACTCAGCTCTACCGAAAACCACTCTCATACAAGCTACTGAGGAAGGTCATCCGGGTGGAACTGCAGGAGGCTGATGGGGACTGTCATCTCCAGGCTTTCGT GCTTCACCTGGCTCAACGCAGCATCTGCATCCACCCCCAGAACCCCAGCCTGTCACAGTGGTTTGAGCACCAAGAGAGAAAGCTCCACGGGACTCTGCCCAACCTGAATTTTGGGATGCTAAGGAAAATGGGCTGA
- the LOC101004755 gene encoding uncharacterized protein LOC101004755 isoform X2 produces the protein MSGMRRYEVALEAEEEIYWGCFYFFPWLRMWRRERSSAHPGEQKLEPLRGLMSCLSSGLGPAPQRSGRSLPRRSPTAAAQPASALKI, from the exons ATGTCGGGAATGAGGAGATACGAAGTGGCGCTGGAGGCGGAGGAGGA GATCTACTGGGGCTGTTTCTACTTTTTCCCCTGGCTGCGCATGTGGCGGAGGGAGCGGAG CTCGGCGCACCCCGGGGAGCAGAAGCTGGAGCCTCTGCGAGGCCTGATGAGCTGTCTGTCCAGCGGGCTGGGCCCTGCTCCCCAGCGCTCGGGTCGTAGCCTCCCCCGCCGCAGCCCCACCGCCGCTGCCCAGCCAGCCAGTGCATTAAAGATTTAA